A stretch of DNA from Pseudonocardia hierapolitana:
CCCTCGGCGAGGTCGGTCACCACGAACGGCACACCGTCCTGCACGCCGGAGTCGCGCATCCGCACCAACCCCGGGTGGCACAACCGCGCCAGTGTCGCGATCTCCTGCTGGTGGCGTCGCGCGTCGCTCGGATTTGCGCCCGGGCGGAACTGCTTGATCGCCACGGGCACCCGGTCCAGCACGTCACGAGCGCGCCGCACCACCGCCGACGACCCGACCCCGATCACCGGCCCCAACTCGTACCGGCTCTTCACCAGCATGCCGCCAGCTCCACTCCGACACCTCCGGGGACCACGCTCCGACAACCCCTCGTTCCCCCGATCGGGCCATCTCATGCACACCAGCGATGCCCCCTGGCGGCGGCGCGCGTTGAACGGGACGCCGCCGCATTGGGACGCCCTCGCCGCGCTCGCGGTTCCAGGCCCGCCGCTCGGTCCTGACCGTGAAGTGCCGCGGTACTCACCGACCTGGCCCACACCACGTCGATCGCGGGGGGACGGACATGTGGGGCGTCGGCGAGCAGCGCGACGGGTGGGGGCTCGTGTGCGACGAGGGTCCGCACCCGCTCGGGTCGTCGATCGTGCTGCGGGAGATGGCGCGGGGGTCGTTGTGTACTGATCGGCCAGCAGTGACGCAACCCGCGTGAACCCGGTGCCGTCCCTCGGCAGTCGATCATCTTGGGGCAGGCCCGCGAGCGCGGACCTCGTAGGAACGGGCGGGCGCCGGGCACCTCGAGCGAGCGGCGACAGGTGGTGTCGACATGGGGCACACTCTCGGCTCGCAGCGGCCGAGCCGCCCGCCCGGAGACCCGGTACCGCAACAAGGTGGAGGCACGCGTCCCTGAGTGATGTCGGTATTCGGATCAGTCCGCGCTCAGGGTCGCCGCGTGGTCGGGCACGTGCCGGAACTGCTCGCGGGGCGGGCGCTGGTAGCCGCGGGACGGCGGGCGCTCGGGCATCTGCAACGCTGGGCGCTCGACGTGCTCGTAAGGCACGCTGGCCAGCAGGTGTGCCACCATGTTGATCCGCGCCCGGCGCTTGTTCTCCGCCTCCACGACGAACCACGGCGACACATCGGTGTCGGTGTGTGCGAACATCGCATCCTTCGCCCGTGAGTAATCCTCCCACCGCGTCAGCGACTCCAGGTCCATGGGCGACAGCTTCCAGCGCCGCATCGGATCCTTCATCCGGGAACGGAAGCGCCGCTCCTGCTCCTGGTCACTCACCGAGAACCAGTACTTGCGCAGCATGGTGCCGTCCTCGACGAGCTGCTCCTCGAAGACCGGGCACTGTCGCAGGAAGCGCTCGTACTCCTCGGGCGTGCAGAAACCCATGACGCGTTCGACTCCGGCGCGGTTGTACCAGCTGCG
This window harbors:
- the ppk2 gene encoding polyphosphate kinase 2 is translated as MTATPTAPTEKLPKKIYEREMLRLQRELVEMQEWVRSSGTRLVVVFEGRDAAGKGGAIQRVAEYLNPRVCRIVALPAPTERQRTQWYFQRYIEHLPAAGEIVLFDRSWYNRAGVERVMGFCTPEEYERFLRQCPVFEEQLVEDGTMLRKYWFSVSDQEQERRFRSRMKDPMRRWKLSPMDLESLTRWEDYSRAKDAMFAHTDTDVSPWFVVEAENKRRARINMVAHLLASVPYEHVERPALQMPERPPSRGYQRPPREQFRHVPDHAATLSAD